In the genome of Taeniopygia guttata chromosome 4, bTaeGut7.mat, whole genome shotgun sequence, the window TCAGTTTAATCACTCTAATTCTTACTTTATGATGTAGATTTGTAAATTTCTGGGATAAAAATTTTGGTCTTTCTGAATGCTAAAATTCCCAGTGAATCCAGTGAATTCAGGACAGATTTTATGTGGGTCAAATTAGATTTCAAGTCATCTAGACCTGCTAGATGCTAAGTATTTCTATTGACTACGGTGCTGTGCTCTTCAGTGTTCTGTCCCTGGTGGTAACTGTTACAGACATTGCTTATAACCTCTGAAAAAATCTTTGACACTTTTAAGTTACTGTGTACCACATGTCCAGGATGTGCTTGAAGTCAAATTGTCCCATACATTTTTCCAATCATCATTTCAAGTATAAGaatgtaattttctctttccttatttttatttactttccaCATgaccttatttatttatttatttatttatttatttatttattcattttctgtttctttttaaagatcCAAGTACAAACCCAGCCTATTCAGAAGAAAGATTGGCTCATGAAGCTTTGCAATTAGAGAAGCGCTTGAGCTTGCTGTCCCATACAAGTCGTCAAGGTAGTGGAGGTAAGAAATAcctttaattaaataaaaacatactATTTTATGTTCCTTCTTACCCCAGCTTTAAAAGTTGTATGGCATGTATTATAAGATGTGGAgcttacaataaaaatattaggGAAATGGTCAAGATATTTGGTTTGTTATATTTGTTATGAACTGTAGGCAGTTCTCTAACAGCATTGTCTGAAGTCATTTGATGGAGATTGAATGTTTCCAACTCAGCAAACTGAGTTTTGAATCAAATGCCATTAACCCAGGAAGACCATTTAGGATGCTGAGTCCCACTGAATTTTTGCATGTAAAACTTAGAAAGAACTGTCTTAGAAAGAATCTGATATTTGCTTAATACCCTAATGCAGCCTGTGAGATGGACTCATATGGTTCACACATCAGGCTTACAGCagattttttcagatttttgctttcctctgctATCTGTACATGCCTTTTCTGGGGTTGTTAGTGTATCAAAGTAGATTTGGTGTCTAGCACTGGATCTGTAAAAGAGCCTGTGCCCTGAACTGCCATTTGAACTGTTTAATAGCCAAACTTAGATCATCCAAGCATCTGCTTTGCTCCTGATTTTAAAGCCTACAAGCCTAAAAAATGTCCCTGTGAAGATCCTCAGGAGTGTGATTATGTGCTTATATACATGTCCATGGCTGCTTTGGCCAAGACACTGCTGGGTAATGTGACTGAATTCCAGTGAGACTTCCTGATGTTTTCTTAATTAGCATATAACTACTAGACTTAACTGAATGGATAGAAAACAAATGAGACTTGGTAGATAAGCAtgcctgtttgtttttttttattgagtCCCTCTGGTCTGAAATCATGGCCCAACTTCATGTACAGTTTCTGCCTTTGTGCTACAAGAAAGTggttttgtatttgtttctttgtgaaGTTTGTGTTTTGTCGTTGTGCTCTTtcatgaaaatgtttaattttttccacTCATATTCTGTCTTTGGTGGCAGTAATTACCTGTTAAAATGCCTTTCTTGCAGCTATCATTGAGGAAAACTAGCTTGCAATATAGACATAAATATAGACAATATAGacagaagatatttttatatatagatgtgtaaaaatttttataacaatattatttttatttgtacagTGATCTATGACTGTATTTTGGTACAGCAACCCAATTAACTGTATGAAAGTAAAATATGTTTGAGAAGGGGAGAGCTTGGTGCATAAACTGTAAAAGTTTAGTCTCGAATGCATTATGTTCCACAGTGTGGTAGGGTTATGGCGAGGTAACATACtattgcaatttatttttcccatggGGCTGTGAGGTTATTCCAGGAATTCTGGCTTTCTGACGGCAGTTCCACTTACAAAAAGCAGATGGAATCTCAGGGCCCTTCCTGTTTGTACATACTTGCCATGCTTGAGTCTGTTGATTGTGTTTTACACGTAGGTTGAtgtgtttccttcttttctaGGAGATGACAGGAGTATTTCAAGCTCGTCTTCGGATACCAGCCACTCGGATATCAGTGTTGGGAGCAGGCTGACAGTGTGGCCTGAGCAATCTTCAGCCAGCACCTCTCAGGAGAGCcatgggctggcagctgcaaagGGCATtcacctgggagaagaaaagtCCCTTCCAGAGGGGGCACGTGGCACCACTAAACCCCCTCCGAAGCCGCTCCGATCCAGACAGCTGCAGGAAATCGGTCGTCAGAGCTCTTCTGACAGTGGAATAGCTACTGGTAGTCACTCTTCCTACTCTGGGAGCTTCTCTTCCTATGCTGGGAGCTTAGACATTTGCCATGGTGATGAGTTTGGATCATTGCTAAGCTTGCCATTGAACTTTCCTTCAGATCAGAGTCTATGTACTTGCCCTCACAGTGAGTCCCAGAGAGGTGTGGGATCAGAGTATCAGgttcccagctctctcagacACGTTTATGATATACCCAGGAGTGTGTTACAGGCAGCTTCTAAAGAAGTGCAGCTGAAGAGTGCAGATTCCACGCTACCCAAGGACCAGGCCCTGCCAGCTCAAGGTGCCAGTGAGCCAAGACTGCTACTACCACACTTGGAAGCACAGAGGGGACAtgagcacagccagcacagaggGAGACCTTCATCCTTACTCACAGAAAGCAGCAAGGACTCAAGTGATGAGACATATGCGGATTTTGTTTCGAGGTGGTCAGACACAAAACCACAAGGACAGGTGTCAGACTCCAAAAGTAGTGAGCTGTCACCACCTGGTGGGGCCTCAGCTGACCCCTGTGACACATGTAGCCCCCACCTTGGGATGACAAGAGCTCTTTTTTCATCTTGTCCAATCTGTGGTGGACTAAAGGTAAATACCTAACACTGAGCGGATGCTAATGAACCTTAATTCATAGAGCatgattaatttaaaattatgtaagTTGTAGGTCATAAGTAATACTGTTTCCTTTATACTCTGAACAGGTAATaactttttctgttatttatgcTGAAATGGAGAGGCTTAGCACATGGTTTCCTCAAAATCTGTGCCTAGTCAAGGAAACACTTGAGCAATATAGACCACAACCATTACTTTTATATCAGCCAATTTTGGCTGTGGGTACGTGTaagtgaaagagaaaagttTTGCAGCCACTGGATTTGTCATATAATGGCAAGCAAACACTGACCTGTCTTTCTGTGGGtatttagaaagaaagaagagaggtCAAATAGTATGTGCTGCTGTTAAGGAGATCTGAGTGCATACATTTGTTTTATtgatgcttttgttttcttggtcACTGTAGTTTGAACATACCTTGCACAAGAAGCCAGGTTAGACCCATTTCTCACTGGAGAAACACAAGATAGTCAAGTCAGAATGGCAGTCTGGTTCTGTGACTGGCCCATGACAGGTAGTTTAGAGCAGGTACACAAAATTTCACTAGCAGTCTACAAACAGGACAGtttatttgcagaaaaatttatttttgatctTTAGTCACATAAAGACTTAATGCCTAAACTGTGGAGGTTCACTTGCCTTTCCAAACACATTTGCCAGTATCTAAGAATTTGATATTCTTACAAATTCTTTTTAGGCCTGCTATGTTCTTGTCTTTTTATGGCAGTAAGctttatatattaattatacaTTGTATGAAAATGTATGTGATTTTATCCATGCtggagaagatttttttttttgtgaatgtgTTCACTAAACTTGAAGAGCGTAAAGCTGCTTGTATTAGTGAAAGGCTGGGAAGGTTAGAGGGAGTGCTTAATTTAGAGAATGTGTGAAGCAAAGATTCAGCAAGAGAGACTTCTGCATGAAGAATTAAACACAGCCATTGAAGTGTGTGCATTTAATTAAACATGAGATTACATAAACCACTGCTATGAAAAGGGCTTGAATGCCTAGTAGGTGacgaaaaaaaaaagttataaatttGAGGGATTGTTTTTGTCTCATGAGGTGTTTCATGCATTTGCATCACTGAGTGCCTTCACATGTTTGCAAACTAGAAAGCTCTGTCTGCCTGGGCCACTTGCACAGCCCCATCACAGCACCTTGGATGTTACTGTGCCATGTGCCTGCAGCACTTGGCAGGTAGGGAGGCACTTGTGGGAAGGTTTTCTAAGGCTGTGGTCAGTAGGATCAGTGATTTTCCAAGGCCATCCTCGCCAGCCACCTGCACCACGAGGCCTGTAGCCCAATTCTGGAagtgcagctgcaggcagtgggcTGCACAGCCAACACTGGCTGTTGGCTTCCTGTGGCTGCTCCCTCCAGTCAGGGAGAATTTGGGAAGAATGACCAAGACTGGTTTCTGGAAGGGCTCTGCTTTGGGATTAGAAAGCTTAAAAGTGGCTCTGTTATaggcagagaggaaagaaataattccGGTACAATTAGCTCAAGTGGTCTAAATGTTTCTGGGTGATCCGAATTGTTGGTTTAGATGTGAATTTATCAGATTGTTGGTTTAGATGTGAATTTATCAGATCTTACCCTGGATATCTGTGAAAGATGGGAAGCTGAAAGTGACTATTCCATTGGATATCTTCAAAATCATTAAAAGCGAAATTATGTCACTACGACTGCCTGTTGACCCCAATGACATGAATACTCACATCTTTTATTACAAAGTGCTGTCAGGTTTAATGGTGTTTCTAGCTGCCGTAATAAGTTGGCAAGAATTTCAGGTATTGTCTATATGTAAACAAATTTAGTGATAAACACTGGTGCAACCTTCTTCCTAACTTTTGTTTTAGCATGCAATATgcaaatctgctttttttttaagaacccATTTATAGGCAGTCATGAAAGAAGTCTCATTAAATGAAATGATTCATGagtttgtttttacttttgaaagaaaaaataacccTTTGATTCACTCTCTTGAACTGTCATGAATGAGTTATTTTAGCTTATTTAATGGACGCTGTCTTTGGCATTTCTTCTGATGAGTTCAGTGAAAGCACAAATCCATAGACTGtaactaaaaataattattactcCTTGTACTTTGAACAGAATACATTTAAGTTAGGGTCAGGAAGAGTTGATTTATGGTTTGATGAAAACACCAGGTTTTCATGTTTATTCAGATTCGTGTTCAAAAAGCTTTAATGTGCCAGTGTTTGGAGTTCCTTTGGAATTTTGAGTTAAGCTGTTAATTAAATTGTGTTAATGGCTTTTAAATGCCTACTATTATAAGTGACCCAAGTAAGAAGAAAGTCTGCAGCAGTAATTAAGGCTATaagcatttgtttgttttgtgccCTTTGGTACAAATGGAGGTTAGGTTTGGGCATGTGGCGTGTGCATGTTCGAGTTCAGTGTgtgaagagctggagagaggtTGCAGGTGAAGATGTGCATATGTGGGGGGCATGGTGGGGGTCCTGAAGGGGTCTGACTTGTTAGGAACCACCTGCTCCTCTAATGACAAGGATGATGATGAAAACAGGGAGACTAGACCCTGGGAACGTGCCAAGGCTCAAGCAGAAAACAGGGCAAGGAAGCCTTTCTGTCACTCTGCATGAAAAATAGAACCAGCATGAAAAGAGTTACTAAATATTGCTTCTATTACTTGTGTATTGTATTTCATATTAGACACTGGGGACTAAGGAGAAAGCATGCAGGGAGATTTGCTTTCTGTTGTACGTAATTGTGCTGTGCTCAAGATGTCCTTTACAGATTTCCAAGGTGTGCTTTTGCTATTGTAATATGACCTAGTTGATTTCAGTGCTGTAGATGATTGCAGAGGTTAATTGTCTATTGTAAGTATAATTTAAGCTCAGAATTGGTTGTTACAATTTCTGAGTAAGCTGTAGAGATTTATTATTAGACTTTACTTATTATGTTCTTAACTACTTAACTAATACTAATTTGATGAATAGAATTTCATTGTATGCTTGTTGCTCTGTAACTTCTTTTGATGCTATAGTTTGAGAAATGTCAACTTttttataggtttttttttttctacaccACCATTGCTTGTAAATTTTCTTAGaagtctgaaaaataaaattattttccaactgtttttgtccttttccaTCTGACAAGTGCTGTGTCTCattgtgctttgctttttgtcCCCTGACCTTCTTCTTGCAAGTTGAATTAATATGGAGTGTTTATGGCTGTCTCTTCATGCTACTTAGTGTTATACTCAAATAACTGTTGACAGCTCCAAATGTCCCTATTAGTAGGAATTACATTTATGTATGTCTAGCTCATGCTAAACTCATATTTATGTCAGTGGGAGTTCTTATTTATGTAGAAATACAGTCATGAGTACTGCTTTGGTAGTTAACTTGCTATGatagaggggaaaagaaattgGCAGTTTGTGTGTGGCTGTTGTCATCAATCTCTCTTGGTATTCAGCCACTGATTTAAGTTGATGATTTTAAATTATCAAGGCCTCCTTGGGGACAACATGGTCTCAAATTATGAGCTAATCTACCCAAATTCTCTGTGAGGTACTTGTATAATTCCTGCTATCACAGTGACTCTGTGCCTCAAACTTTGAATCTCACAGCATATCTGTAGTAAgtggaaatacagaaatgtgGTGGTCTTGATGGATAGAAGGGGTTTTGCCAGGCAGTGGGATCCACAGCACTGGGGGGCTGAGAACCCTTCCCTACACAATCCAGGGAGGACTGGCACCTGCCTTGGGAGCACGTGGATCTCAGTTTAAGTGAGGAGTTGGTTTGGCTAGGTGGTAGGATATATATTTAACTCTTTTAGTCTGTCCTGTAGAAACTGCTTTATTTTGCATTACACCTCCATGGGAAGGCATGTGCATGCCTTGAGCAGGCTCTTTACTGCTGTGCTTGATCATGCAGCCCCACATCCCCCTTTCAGATCTGGTTAACACCTAGAGCTTTGGGTGAGTGCAGATTCTCTGGTTTCTAGAGAAACTGTGAATATCTGTGTGTTCCTTGTGCATTGTAGACCAGGGAGAGAGATTAAGCCTAGGGAGAAGCACAGATGATGTGACTTCAGGCAGAGAAGGGGCTTGAACTCTAGAGCATCCTACACTGACTTGCCTGGCACTAATTTCACAGGGTCATAAGCATCTTGTTACTGGGTTGAGAATATAGCCTAAATCTTCCAAATCCTGTGCAAACCCTTTAACCCTAGAGTTAGCTGGTGTTTCTCCTGTCATTGTAGATGCTGCTTTTGAAAGTGGTGAAAGAGAAGGCTTGTAAGGTGTTAACTTTCTTAGTGAAATCTGAGAAATGTCAGCTGCATGACTACATGGCCATATCTGTGttactgaaaatgttttaattttttttggcttttaatCAAGTACTTTTGTAATGTAGTACTAAATCAGATACTAAAGAAATCACAATG includes:
- the DOK7 gene encoding protein Dok-7 isoform X4, whose product is MTDSVVVEGHVKLRDGKKWKSRWLVLRKPSPVAVLLLLDCLLMLVYKDKSERAKGHKERSSMTLEDICGLDPGLSYEGLNHTLAIICLSQVVMLGFESKETMYAWDVRIRYSLGEVHRFQVFVAPGTKLESGPATLHFCNDILVLAKDLPPSVMGQWKLSDLRRYGAVPNGFIFEGGTRCGFWAGVFFLSCAEGEQISFLFDCIVRGISPTKGPFGVRPVLPDPSTNPAYSEERLAHEALQLEKRLSLLSHTSRQGSGGDDRSISSSSSDTSHSDISVGSRLTVWPEQSSASTSQESHGLAAAKGIHLGEEKSLPEGARGTTKPPPKPLRSRQLQEIGRQSSSDSGIATGSHSSYSGSFSSYAGSLDICHGDEFGSLLSLPLNFPSDQSLCTCPHSESQRGVGSEYQVPSSLRHVYDIPRSVLQAASKEVQLKSADSTLPKDQALPAQGASEPRLLLPHLEAQRGHEHSQHRGRPSSLLTESSKDSSDETYADFVSRWSDTKPQGQVSDSKSSELSPPGGASADPCDTCSPHLGMTRALFSSCPICGGLKGTAVLQSGALPAISGSASVMAASGSLKVHRGHSLQAGPKGGYEMLTLPSEPGTPTSSEEPGSGSSRYAQIDIAATETAHKVGTQHAQCREERLQELEQKKKGAQQ
- the DOK7 gene encoding protein Dok-7 isoform X5 gives rise to the protein MGDQPRTTALVHRFQVFVAPGTKLESGPATLHFCNDILVLAKDLPPSVMGQWKLSDLRRYGAVPNGFIFEGGTRCGFWAGVFFLSCAEGEQISFLFDCIVRGISPTKGPFGVRPVLPDPSTNPAYSEERLAHEALQLEKRLSLLSHTSRQGSGGDDRSISSSSSDTSHSDISVGSRLTVWPEQSSASTSQESHGLAAAKGIHLGEEKSLPEGARGTTKPPPKPLRSRQLQEIGRQSSSDSGIATGSHSSYSGSFSSYAGSLDICHGDEFGSLLSLPLNFPSDQSLCTCPHSESQRGVGSEYQVPSSLRHVYDIPRSVLQAASKEVQLKSADSTLPKDQALPAQGASEPRLLLPHLEAQRGHEHSQHRGRPSSLLTESSKDSSDETYADFVSRWSDTKPQGQVSDSKSSELSPPGGASADPCDTCSPHLGMTRALFSSCPICGGLKGTAVLQSGALPAISGSASVMAASGSLKVHRGHSLQAGPKGGYEMLTLPSEPGTPTSSEEPEGAVGYSADVPTPDRPQSETATYVNIPVSPTSKKQLHYMELELQESSTSIRGSGSSRYAQIDIAATETAHKVGTQHAQCREERLQELEQKKKGAQQ